A stretch of DNA from Babesia bovis T2Bo chromosome 2, whole genome shotgun sequence:
AATATAGATCCTCGTAATATCTGCTGAATCATTGATGTGCGTTTGCCTTTGATATCGCTTTGCGTGAAGTCAAACATTTTACCGATAGATATACATTCGGCATATTGACATAAAAAAACTCCACAATCATAACCATTATACTGCATTGGTGCGATACGTTCCGCCTGAAATTGCTTGTTGTATTTCCAATCATCTATGGATTCTAGGGGTTTTCCTTTCTTGTGAATATGTTCATCCTGCAGCCACCGTCTGATATTTTTAAAAAAAAGTCTGTGCGAACCACCTAATGAATCAAATGTAAGTATGCATCGTGACCCTGGTCTCATGTCAACGACGCCTAAATACCAATGCGTCTTGTTTTTGTGTATCGGTATCAATAATATGTCCAGATCAAAAATATCCACATTCTTACGCGTTGTCCACCTCTCTACAGCTTTGTAGTTATACTCTAGATTAGGATTATCACCTCCACAAAGCAAAGTAAAGAAAAATGTGTTGAAGCACATACAACGCGGTATATCTGGAATGCCATCTGCGATAAGGTAATTATTTCTTTCCTGTATGAGCTCCATGTAAAAGTTTATTACTTCATCGTTTAGCCAACGTAAACCATGCAAACAAGATAGGTGTTTTCTCGTGATTTCTATGCCAAATTTATCAACGAGAACCTCGGATCCTTTGCCTCTGCGTAATATGTATAGTGTTTCTTCTGGATCCCCAAGGGAAGAAATATTTGACCACCTATCGGAAGACGTATTTTGAAAGAGCGCTGCAATAGGTTTGTAATCTAGCTGTAGTATTGATTCATGTCTCTTCAAATCCCATATGTCGTAGTCCACGTAGAATTGTTTTGGCAAAGCTTCAAGGTATGATTTTGATGTTTCCCCTACATTTTTTAAGCAATCCCTTAAATCTTTCGCCCTTTTGGTTTGTACAAAAGATCTAATGGTCTtattatttttattattCGTATCAATATAAAGCTTGTTGAGATCATTTATCACCGACTGACAACTCTCCTCTGACATAGATTTGCATTCGTCATTAATATTTAGAGTTTCTGACAATTGTTCTTCACCTTCTAGCCGATTATCTACGTATGTTGATGTAGTATCAACCTGATGTGTTATATTGTCATCGTAAAGCACAGGTGTAGATGAATACATTGTAAGTTCCCAAGAAAGACTAATATCATATTCACCCGCTAACgtatatcacatatattgccattCAAGTATAAATGACAAATTTActtattgtatatatgttatgatCACCGGTCAAAATGAGAGGAGGATATGCAGAACATATAAATGTGCAATACTCTTTCAGAGCTAATTTAATGTATTTCCCGCTGTATTTCTTGGAATGTTTATCATTGTACCATCACGTAGGTGTGTTTTTTCCGAATTCCGGGTCAGCGTTAACGGTTTGGGGGTTTTCCTGTGGATGTAATGTGACTTGTTCTATATGCCTAAGTAGCGCTTCACTGTTACCGAATACCAATTTGCCATCGTCTTGTGACCGCTGTCGTCGTCTACAGCAGTTAAAAAATGTTCCACAAGGCATTTTTTATTTCATTTGTAGCctcaatggaatccaaaTTTTCCGTCCAGTCTCATATCGACTAAGTTTTCCTCGTAGTCTAAAACTTTACTGACACTTTCAAATTCTTCTGCAATAAACATAAGACGATCGGGCTACACATGTTCCAATGCTCTCAGGATGGGAATGGAAGTTTATATACAGAAGCCGCCGAACGCTCTATATCAAGCAACACACTTTGCAGTTAGAACATTTATTGGCCCCTTTACACCCACTGTAATATTACCACCTATTTGATGGTTATTACTTAGTGAATTAAAAGGCCAGTATCTCAGTAGAcacaaatgtgtacacCTAAAGTGTAGGCTTAATCTTTATGTGAGATGTGGAGTGAGGGTAACACAATAAAGGGAAAATATAGTCATAAAAATATGTTCAACGCATGTCATGTGTCTCTTGTGTAGATAAAAACTCTATGATTATAAGAATCGCCCTACCATAACTCCCTCCTATTAGCAGTAACATTTCCTAATTTTGAATTACTTATACGATGATAATATGCACAGAAGCATTACAATTTGAATAATGCTGTATAAACATTTTTTATTTAAAAATCGTAAAACGAGTCGGACAAATTTCCATGGTCACATGTTTGTCTTAGCCTTTTATACCTTCTTCTGTTTAAGGGTTAGCGTAGCATTCCGACATGGCAACAATAATGATCGCAATTCCTATATAAATTCTGTTAGCTCACATGGTGAGCATAGATCATCATATAGTGACTGTTCGTTCATACCTCAAGAACATGAAAGCGAGTTCTCCCTTAATGTAGCGCCCATATGGACTTCAAATGATGCTAACAAAGATGACAAACAGTCCATATGGCGGATTCCATCATCAATTTGCAACAATGTTTCAAATGCTTTTGGATTCCTAAACAAAAGGCCATCTACTGCTTTAGGGATGTTGGCCGAAAATTACAGTACATATCCTGAAATTGGTGATAGAAACCGCACATATAAGGATACGGCAAGGCATAATACAGCCCTGTTTATGTTAGGGAGTGGAAATGGTCACACACTTGACTCAGAGGACTTTACAGATAAGGCATGGGAAGCAGTCAGCTCGTTGGCGGAAGTGGCTAATAAATACAAGTCGTCATTTGTTGAAGCAGATATGTTGTTACTGAACATTCTAAATCTTGGCGAAGAATCCACATGTCATAAAATCTTGGCTACAGCTGGCGTTGACATTGACAAGATGAGAGAAGAGTTAGAAGCTCATTTATCGAAGCAGCCTAGGATGTCTGGCGGCTTTGGTGACCAAAAGGTACTTGGTAGGACGCTACAGAATGTGTTGACTGTTACCAGAAGGATTAAATCCGAATATAATGTGAGTTATGCGTTGGAGATGCCATTATCACATAGGACCATTTCATCAGTGTAGAGCACTTGTTATTAGCCTTGGCCTGCGAAGATACTAAGTTCACAAAACCGTGGTTGACTAAACATAAAGTTGGTTATGATAAACTGAAAAGAGCGGTGGAATCTGTACGCGGCAAACGAAAGGTAACTTCAAAAAATCCGGAGATGGTAAGTCTGCAAATGATTATTGCTACATGGTAATGATGTTTGTGATGTGTAAATGGTTGTATCAGTGCGTGGTATAAACTGCAATAATAAGGGAACCTTTCTTATGTGCATATATCTTTGCTATTGTCCTTCGGATGGTTCACATGATGCTTACATTATTAACTTTTTCTGCCGCAACCAATGTCAAATATTATGGTCGCCATACgaagtgatatatatatatatatatatatatattagatAAGATTTTTTTGTTTTCCAAATTAGAGTCTTCTATTTGGTCTCATATATTTAGAGAATGTGATGAGCAAGtttgtattttatgtaGTGACGTGGGCTACAATTAGTAGTCAAATGCGTTCACTGTGATTACAAAAGGCGAATCTGATTTCTATGCTACTCCaattgttatatataaagtTGTATTTGCATtgtttaattttatattttgaGGCATTGTATTAATTGTAAAGCGTATATTTGACTGATTTTGTCAATGCGTTAGTTATAGAATTGATGTTTCTTATCCTATATAACTGTATTTATCTTAAACACGATATACAGCTTTTTGGGGTATTGGAAAAATATAGTAAAGATCTTACTATGATGGCAAGAAGTGGCAAGCTTGATCCAGTTATTGGTCGAGATAATGAAATAAGAAGGACGGTAGAAATCCTTAGCAGGCGAACAAAGAACAATCCTATCCTACTAGGTGACCCTGGTGTTGGGAAAACAGCAATTGCTGAAGGGCTGGCTAATCGTATAGTATCAGGTGATGTACCTGATTCATTGAAAAATACACGGGTAATATCGCTTGATTTAGCTTCCATGCTAGCTGGATCCCAATATCGTGGTGAATTTGAAGAGAGACTTAAAAACATATTGAAGGAAGTGCAAGACTCTCAAGGAGAAATCATAATGTTTATAGATGAAATACACACTGTTGTAGGTGCTGGTGATGCCCAGGGTGCCATGGATGCTGGTAACATACTAAAACCTATGCTCGCACGTGGAGAACTGCGTTGTATCGGAGCTACTACTTTGCAGGAGTATCGACAGCGAATTGAGAAAGATAAAGCATTAGAAAGGCGTTTTCAACCTGTTTATGTAGATCAGCCCAGTGTGGAAGAGACAATCAGTATTTTACGCGGGCTTCGTGAGCGTTATGAAGTACATCACGGTGTGCGTATTTTGGATTCTGCGCTTGTAGAAGCAGCACAGCTCAGTGACCGTTATATCACGTAAGTTCATGATCTAactctatattatatctcAGGGATCGATTTCTTCCCGATAAAGCCATAGATTTGGTGGACGAAGCGGCGGCACGTTTAAAGATTCAATTGTCAAGTAAACCTATTCAATTAGATGGTCTGGAACGTCGTTTGATACAACTAGAAATGGAACGTATTTCCATATCAAGCGACGCAACCGATGGTCAATTGACAAATAATACGGTAGGCATTTTGCCTGACCCATCGCGAAAATCATCATCTCAAGACAAACGTAGAATGGCACAAATCGAAAAGATGGTAGAGAATTTGAAGGTTGAAAAAGAATCCCTGACGGCAGCATGGTTGAAGGAAAAAAATTTAGTAGATGCAATAAGAAATATCAAAGAAAGACAGGACGTTGTGAAAGTGGAAATAGAAAGGGCGGAACGTGAATTCGATCTCAACAGGGCTGCCGAGCTTCGATTTGAGACTCTTCCCGATTTGGATGCACAACTAGAGCAAGCCGTAAATGCTTATGAAGAACACGCCAATAAAGTTGTATCTAGTGGAGGCCAACTGCTTTTGCGTGATGAAGTTTCACGTGACGATATTGCAAGCGTTGTGTCTAGGTGGACTGGAATACCTGTAAATAAACTTATCAGATCACAACGTGATAAAATTTTGCATATTGGAGATGAACTGAGAAAGCGTATAATAGGGCAGGATGAAGCTGTAGATATTGTAACTCGTGCGGTACAACGTTCACGAGTTGGGATGAATGACCCCAAAAGACCAATAGCTGGATTGATGTTTTTAGGACCAACTGGTGTTGGTAAAACAGAATTGTGTAAGGCTATTGCGGAGCAGCTTTTCGATACAGATGAAGCCATTATCCGATTTGATATGTCAGAATACATGGAAAAGCATTCAGTATCCAGGTTGGTAGGAGCGCCGCCTGGATATATTGGATATGATCAAGGTGGCCTGTTGACTGAGGCCGTACGTCGTAGGCCCTATTCAATAGTGCTATTTGACGAAATTGAAAAGGCGCACCCAGACGTCTTCAACATTATGTTGCAGCTGCTAGACGACGGTCGTCTTACAGATTCCAGCGGTCGTAAAGTGAATTTCACCAATTGTAtgattatatttacatctAACCTTGGAAGTCAATCAATCCTTGAACTTGCTAAAACTCCAGATAAAGTGGGAGAGATGAAGAATAAGGTTATGCAGGCGGTTAGGCAGACATTTGCACCTGAGTTCCTTAACCGCCTTGATGAATTTGTTGTGTTTAATGCATTATCTAAAGACGACATAAAGGAAATTGTACGCATTGAATTGGGCAAATTATCAGCTCGCCTATCAGAAAAGAATATTAAGTTGGTGGTGGATAATGAAGCTGTAATGTACATAGCGGAACTAGGCTACGAACCTGCATATGGAGCACGTACCATTAAGCGTGTCATACAACGTGAACTAGAAAGTATGATTGCCAAAGGAATTTTGGAAGATTTGTATAAGGAAAATGAAACTTTGTGTTTACGGTATGACGGGACCTTGAAGTTAGACGTATCAGCAAAATAAGGAGGCATATGGCTATCCACTAACCAGTAACGTTGATGTTGTCATTAAGTTACTCGGTAATTATACCATACGTAAAATCAACATCAACTTCAAAACCGTTATGATTATGGCAAACGTAATACGTTGTAATATTTACATCAAAATATGAAACCTAGGTGTGATTGTTCATAGACTGCGGAGTTTTACTGGCACCTGGGTAATAATGTTATCGGTGGCTGCAAATATGTGTCAGAAGTGAGTATGTAGCTCTTAGAAACATTGATTTGTGCCCCTACACTGTCGTTTAGGTAGGTGAGGTGGTCGTAGGAAGACAGCTGAATTGCCATTATGATTTTCGCAGCAATATGCGCTAGGTCAATATCGAAATTTATCTCCGTGGACGCTCCAACGAATTTGGATCCCGCACTACTGATCCGATACATTTTGGGGGTGTTACCCGTGACGCACCGACTGCTCCGAGTCCAGTTATGCAGAAAAAACACAAACTTTACCAATTAACCCAAATGGGTGTTATCACCGTCAGTGGTGCAGTAGAAGTAGCTGGTGATAAATTGAATAAGTGAATGTTCTCTGACGATTAATCAACAGCGACAAAAGAGACATGTGAAGCATTCCGGTACGCTACTACCCCTCTACAACTATCCTCATTCCCTTAATTCTCTGATAGTATTCATCAATAGTTCACCACCACTAGTGCTACCAAACCCTATAGTACTATCAGTACTACTGCAGTAGCTGTGCAACTCTTCTCTAAGGTATGAATGTATCCAGCGAAATTCATACCGGCCGCACTCCTAAATGTACTACCATCATGGTCCCTGCCATGGCCGTTATTGCCACCACTAGTATCCGCATATCCCATAAAAAACTTTTGTACAAAGTCACTGTTAATCACAACATCCCATCTATTACCGGGACCACTATTGTTCAACATTTCCTTGGGAAACCCTAGGGAgtgtagccattgggatagtgtaccatcatctagaccactaccatccaGGATATGGTTATTCCAGTATGGACTACCCTTGGCATACTTTCCtgtccaatgcatatacGTAACTCcactccaaatgagacatactaACCCTAGAAGAATACGGGTACATTGGTGACGATCAGGAGTACTTGAAACATCTTTGCAATACAGTTTGGCATCTATCCGATTAGATTGAGTGAATAGTTTTGTTATAAAATGTCCTACTATGCTTTTATATTAGCCGAGCCACTACCCGTAACATCTACTTTTTACTCAACTCTTACTAAATGATGTTGTACCATTATGACACAATTACTTATAATGCTGCTTAACTTATATGCAGTTCTCACTAAAACTCTTACCAACACCGTTTCCATGCTATTACACAATATTCCTCTTcctcctaccaaaatactcaATCAATTCCACCCCCTtccgtcccgtcatcaccttatcccacatacactgccactggtgctctccaccccgtaaccaatgcgacctcatatgtaCCCAGTCcaatggccatatggcaccaaatgctaggtagagtaccgctactagccaggctagtgtgaggacaaagatccatgggagccgtatgtcgtattggagctggccgacctgggagaggagattggtgaggggagtggtactctttgtcgtgatcactgcaccaaaactctatgagtcttttaccaacattgctacgaaaatccaagcaatacactctgtaatctcatccatataccacccccaacagctactacttctatactaaactttcaccaaaactattactaaacttttgtgaaacatttgccaaaactgctactacttttatgtGAAACtcttgccaaaactgccactacttttttactaaactttcaacaaaaatgctactaaacttccttgaaacttttaccaaagttatactaaacttccagcaaaagtgctactactttctCGTGaaccctttaccaaaagtgccactaaagttctgtgaaacacttatcacatctaatgccaaacctctacctaaatcctactaagcttgtactgaacgtacgacccaaaattttaataaaaccagtactaaacctttactaacactgccactataactctatgtataccttatgagtatcattggtcctctaactctaccactagactgctccacattactcATCCCTagatactaactaccacattatagcaccgttgcgccgaaggcgccactacgtcGTCACTACCTCCTttcaaaatactccaccaattccattcctttgcgtcccgtcatcaccttataccacatacactgccactggtgttctccaccccgtaaccaatgcgacctcatatgcgtccagtccagtggcaatatggcaccaaaggccaggtagagtaccgctactagccaggccacTGCCAatacaaagatccagggcagacgtatgtcgtattggagctggccGACTTGGGTGAGGAGTTCTGTGAGGGGGTGTTGGTCCTGGTCCTGCTTGTTCTGGATCACTGCACTAAGACTGTCCAAGAACTCGTGACACCGCTTAGTAGTCTTCGTGTTCTCTATGCTATAATCTCCCTTCTCCTCCCCTTTCTGTTCATACCCCTCCaggttgaatgggttaccgtagctgaagccatgtctatacaataccggtagtaccccggtacatgatacgattgattggcatccacactgtccaCTACCTTGTCCGTGCTCACCCTTcctgcacttattgggATCACATTGTCCTTTGCAGccacggcattcaatctgctTGAATGCGTCAGAgagtgactctagtcctgaatgaagtgcatctgatagatagagtacccatgagaggtatgttccaccgaacgtggcactcactgctgtatagagttcaccggttaggggggaaAGGTATTGGCAGTTCTGTGTGAGTCGTGAGAGGGATGTATTATTGGACTGTGGAGGTGGCTGTTGAGCACTATCCTTGTCGCCTTTAATCTGTATCAGTGCTTGTCCTACACTTCCTCTATACTTCCCTCCTTTATCACTGTCTCCTCCCTTTGGaatccactctatcttctttacttcatcccgtaacccagaagcacaccagccgcaaaagtaatCTTCATCTCCTTTCTTAGATGGGTCCTTATTGTGCTCGCACGCCTTGTTTGTCTCTCCATTCTTAGTCTTCCCACTTTCCTTCTCTCCGataccacccctaaagaacccgaatacatcacccagtacctgtggtgtcgtggcactgagtgctgctgtgaccctcactagtgtataaacacacgactgcatcatgttctcgttactaaagaagtagaggatgccatagaGTCTTGAGCCAGTCATGTCACTAGTGCCTCCCTTGTGGAATTGAcctctaaaacccattggcaatgggcagcactgaCCGGaaccattacagtgtcccaagtgggatgcagcgggTGGGTAATTTGGGTTTTCCTTCTCATCGTTCAGCACCTTTTGACAACTAAATCCTGGTAACCGGTCCtccaggaatgcctggagggcGGAGGGGAagccgtccatgtattgttggtggcacGTAGGGCACTGTCTGGGAACTGGCGGTTTGCCACACTTGGCGGAGTGTTGGTCACATGCGctgcacttgggagagttgcagatggagatgagCTGGTCGATGGCATTGAGAAAGTCATTATAGGGGTCTTTCAGATGGCATTTCACGTCCGTTCCCTCCTGTTGTGCCCACTCCTTCAATAGTTTCACTGCTTCCAGTACTCCATTGATAGCCTTTGATACCTCGTTCTTGGCGGGATCAACATCGCCGCCTAGTTTATTACATACCTCCCCTAGTATTCCATTTctaccactaccattcGTCAGCTCCACTAGTTTCGCCTTAGCCTCCTTTAGTTTCTCCTCATCCAGCCCATTCCCATTCACCCTATCTAGTCCCCCCTTAGCCCCATCTAGCTTTCCCTTAGCCTCCGTTAGTTTCGTCTTCACCTTGTTAATCTCATCTGtcttcttcccttccaatgcctcctgggcattacccaattgtaccactacattCCCTATGGCCACGAGTAATGCTTTGGCCTTCTCGATCCCATCTGCTTTAATCCCTTCCGTTACCTTTACATTCTCCAGCTTCTTGACTACCCCATCCAACCCCTTCCCCATCTCCTTTACCCTacatttcctatcatgttccatggggtcacaccccaggcacatccagctaattacCCCATTCCCAAGCACTCCActgccatacctacactctCTCCACTTCCCTCCCAGGGCCACTTTAACTGCACACtgtttcctaaggaagtacaactggtagaacaaagccctaatgtagtgtaccacctggttgtatgcttggatgggtACTGCTGGGTAGGTGAATTTACACTCCGTGTTGGAGTATAAggagtgaatggcaggaTCTTTAGTGTCTTTAGTACTGTGtattccaccctggatacctatgaggaccagtgggcagtactgagtcactgcttggaagtgggcaaacaggttgtattcatcaactgtaAAGGGATGTGTGAGGCCTGTTTGATGGAATTTGAGTTGTGTCTCTTTTGCACTGCTAGATTCAGTGTCTCCGGGTTTTTTGGTAACATCTTTTAGTTTGTTTTTGGCATAGGTGAGCATCTCCTTatatgcctgactatagggcaatgcacttagccagtataggatctcccTGATGGTCTTGGGAGTCTTAGTGGTAGTGGGAATAGCTTTCTTTTGTAACCCTGTgaagtaggcacatgatagaatatagagcttgaaTATGGCTCCGTTTTTGTGCTGGTTCGTCTCAGTAATACTAGAGCCGCTGCCATTCGTGAATACAGTAGCTTCattgttgaatgaatccctatgtgcagtatgtacaAAGCCGGCATAATTCATGCCGAAAGGACTTCTAGCTGTATTACCATTGATGTCATTAACTTTACCACCATCATTGAGGCCACTAGGCTCCAGGAATCCCAAGAAAAACTTATCCCTAAgtccatcccatataacctTGTCAAGTCTATTCTTTGGAGCAGCGTTATTAAGCATATCCCTAGGgaaccctagggcctgaagccattgggatagtgttccatcatctagaccactaccatccaGGATATGATTGTTCCAGTATGGGCTACCTTTGGCATACTTTCCAGTCCAATGCATGTAAGTCActccactccagatgagacatactgagcctAGTAGGATttgggcacattggtggcgGCGTTGGGAGGAAGTAGTACTAATGTCACGGAATGTACCAGTGTATCTATCCAGCGCATTCCACGTAGTTGTCATGTAGTGTTTCTCGATGTACGGGTCATTAGATGCTGTATATGCTGACTGATACGAGTCATGGTATATACGACAGTAAGAGCCGTCCTCTTTGTAACAGCTACACTTATCGCTACATCCACATCCCTTCcccttacaacaacacttgcagcatttgcctgctaaAGCGCATTTGCAACTGTCAGGACCCTGACAGGTACCATCACCAGGACCACAGCTACATGTATGCCTCTTACCACCGctatcactacaccttgtacaccttCTGCctaggtggtgtcctttCTCTTCTCGGTCTGCATCGGACAcatcccatttcatacacccacacgTCTCACACTTGTTCTCCGgctttatatcattaagATACGCGCAGCCATCAAGGCCATGATGTTTCTTGTTATCCTTCTGGCACTTGCCATTACTACCATTACCACACttctctatcttactccacccaacgagtgcactgagtacctgtgccagctggtctatataagtccggaccactgcagtaccacctagtccctgtaCCAGAGAGAATAGTCCATTGAGGTGTTTTGTCACGTCATCCTGGGTGGCGCCTTTGTCTTTGGgttcaccttgatagcctacaggacaccatgaggtactgtataccagtagtagAACTAGACAGTACTACTCTGGTActgggtacttaccattgtactccagttctactgactgcaggaggtcagtcactgccgccgccaggccacatatacattctgtatcAGAGTGAATCCAATAGTActgggcgcgccactgtaacggttactgtcgcgccgaaggcgccccttcTACACGGGCGCGCATAACACAGTAATGTCCACAGTAACTTACCTCCCTTGTCCTTTTCCAGTGCCTTtccatccctaccagtcaccctgaggacccagtcaatggcctccttcaggttggtaggTGCCTCTGTCAgggacgccttcggcgtgaaagtgcTATTCAcggccattgtcagtgcctttaggagtactcagcagtactcacagtggtgagggAGTGGTCtggctatcggggtggaatcctatatatactgagcgcgccGTAATgaaggggcgccttcggcgcgacagtgtcctaggggattccaccaggtAGTGCCATTGAGATGATCCCGTTGTTATAGTGGAATCCCCTTTACTCTCACCGCGCGCCACCAAAATACTGTCgcgccaaaggcgccactatctCTTTACGGCGCGCTCTACCACgctaggattccaccccgatacctacactgtcactaccactgactacCATATAGTGCCACCCttactggacactctcgaaACAAGGGGTGGTGACACAATGGCAGCACAGGCCTGGACCCCTTACACCAGCCTCACCcaggctcccaccaacctgaaggaggccattgactgggtcctcagggtaactggtaaggatggtaaggAAAACAACAAGGCGGCTTCGCCGCCCCAATTCGGCTGCCTGTGCTACCTTgccaaggcagtgaaggaccttCTGTATGACGCCAGGTCCCCGGGGTCCCCTGGTCCCAGCCTTGAGAGGAACTGGGACAACGTACTCCTAAAGGAGGAACAGTCCATAGTAAAGCCAGTGCTCACTgacctgggactccttGGTGCTGGGACTAGTACTGACAGTACTACTTATACTTGCGCTGGTGGTACCGAGGTCATTGGGGCACTGATAGAAcagttggcacagggactacagaagtgggttgggtggcagaAGGATGATGagtgttgtcttaagggagAAAATGGTAAAGAGAGCAAGGGGATAGGGAAGAAGTGTGAAtgtagtactggtggtgTTAGCGGGTGTTGTAGTActagtagtggtactacttgtCATCAGTGTGGCAcgtgtggtaccagtgccACTGGccaaaaatgctaccagTCGGCCTATTGCAAAGCCACAAGTCCTCCCAGTTCCCCTACAGACTTCCTTTGGACGTCCATATCCAGTGACTCTGataaggtccacctcctggcccggattttcctagggtcagtatgtctcatctggagtggactcagtcagttggggttcctaactAAGGAGGGGAGTGGTGGTATCAATAATAGATGGTCGGACAGTAGTCTGCACGAGATCAAGGATGATGGCACGTctggtctcggctcattcatggcggccatgggctacgacctggagaggttgaatcagggaGGTAAAGgtgagtactgcctagggtagtcatgtggacttatggtgtggtaggTAACACGGGTAAT
This window harbors:
- a CDS encoding Ulp1 protease family C-terminal catalytic domain protein, with the protein product MYSSTPVLYDDNITHQVDTTSTYVDNRLEGEEQLSETLNINDECKSMSEESCQSVINDLNKLYIDTNNKNNKTIRSFVQTKRAKDLRDCLKNVGETSKSYLEALPKQFYVDYDIWDLKRHESILQLDYKPIAALFQNTSSDRWSNISSLGDPEETLYILRRGKGSEVLVDKFGIEITRKHLSCLHGLRWLNDEVINFYMELIQERNNYLIADGIPDIPRCMCFNTFFFTLLCGGDNPNLEYNYKAVERWTTRKNVDIFDLDILLIPIHKNKTHWYLGVVDMRPGSRCILTFDSLGGSHRLFFKNIRRWLQDEHIHKKGKPLESIDDWKYNKQFQAERIAPMQYNGYDCGVFLCQYAECISIGKMFDFTQSDIKGKRTSMIQQILRGSIFK
- a CDS encoding variant erythrocyte surface antigen-1 alpha subunit, which codes for MHWTGKYAKGSPYWNNHILDGSGLDDGTLSQWLHSLGFPKEMLNNSGPGNRWDVVINSDFVQKFFMGYADTSGGNNGHGRDHDGSTFRSAAGMNFAGYIHTLEKSCTATAVVLIVL
- a CDS encoding chaperone ClpB_D2-small superfamily protein, which translates into the protein MLYKHFLFKNRKTSRTNFHGHMFVLAFYTFFCLRVSVAFRHGNNNDRNSYINSVSSHGEHRSSYSDCSFIPQEHESEFSLNVAPIWTSNDANKDDKQSIWRIPSSICNNVSNAFGFLNKRPSTALGMLAENYSTYPEIGDRNRTYKDTARHNTALFMLGSGNGHTLDSEDFTDKAWEAVSSLAEVANKYKSSFVEADMLLLNILNLGEESTCHKILATAGVDIDKMREELEAHLSKQPRMSGGFGDQKVLGRTLQNVLTVTRRIKSEYNDHFISVEHLLLALACEDTKFTKPWLTKHKVGYDKLKRAVESVRGKRKVTSKNPEMLFGVLEKYSKDLTMMARSGKLDPVIGRDNEIRRTVEILSRRTKNNPILLGDPGVGKTAIAEGLANRIVSGDVPDSLKNTRVISLDLASMLAGSQYRGEFEERLKNILKEVQDSQGEIIMFIDEIHTVVGAGDAQGAMDAGNILKPMLARGELRCIGATTLQEYRQRIEKDKALERRFQPVYVDQPSVEETISILRGLRERYEVHHGVRILDSALVEAAQLSDRYITDRFLPDKAIDLVDEAAARLKIQLSSKPIQLDGLERRLIQLEMERISISSDATDGQLTNNTVGILPDPSRKSSSQDKRRMAQIEKMVENLKVEKESLTAAWLKEKNLVDAIRNIKERQDVVKVEIERAEREFDLNRAAELRFETLPDLDAQLEQAVNAYEEHANKVVSSGGQLLLRDEVSRDDIASVVSRWTGIPVNKLIRSQRDKILHIGDELRKRIIGQDEAVDIVTRAVQRSRVGMNDPKRPIAGLMFLGPTGVGKTELCKAIAEQLFDTDEAIIRFDMSEYMEKHSVSRLVGAPPGYIGYDQGGLLTEAVRRRPYSIVLFDEIEKAHPDVFNIMLQLLDDGRLTDSSGRKVNFTNCMIIFTSNLGSQSILELAKTPDKVGEMKNKVMQAVRQTFAPEFLNRLDEFVVFNALSKDDIKEIVRIELGKLSARLSEKNIKLVVDNEAVMYIAELGYEPAYGARTIKRVIQRELESMIAKGILEDLYKENETLCLRYDGTLKLDVSAK